A window of the Microvirga terrae genome harbors these coding sequences:
- a CDS encoding amino acid ABC transporter substrate-binding protein: protein MIQPKSMVRWLAMSLIASVAAVSAAPASAQSTLDTVKKRGKILCGVSPVAPGFSYADDKGVRRGFDVDICRAVSAAVFADPDKVEYVPLNTNVRFQAVQSGEVDILSRQNTWSFTRDASLGLDFGPVVFYDGQGLMAPSKLNVKSASELADAAICLLPGTTTLQNLEDFFRPKNIKYESVVFENSDEWRNAFFNGRCDAITTDRSDLASVRAIANDPSQYVVLPETISKEPLAPTIRQNDPNWRDILNWSVYTLIGAEEKGVTQANVDEFLKSEDPEVQRMLGVNGDFGKMLGLDNKWGYNIIKSVGNYGEVFDRNLGPKTRLGLTRGPNELWTKGGLLYAPPFR, encoded by the coding sequence ATGATACAGCCAAAATCCATGGTTCGTTGGCTCGCAATGAGCCTCATCGCCAGCGTCGCCGCTGTTTCGGCAGCGCCGGCATCCGCTCAGTCGACACTCGACACGGTCAAGAAGCGCGGCAAGATTCTGTGCGGCGTGTCGCCGGTCGCCCCGGGCTTTTCCTATGCCGACGACAAGGGCGTTCGGCGCGGTTTCGACGTCGACATCTGCCGCGCCGTATCGGCCGCCGTCTTCGCTGATCCCGACAAGGTCGAGTACGTTCCGCTGAACACCAATGTCCGCTTCCAGGCCGTTCAGTCCGGAGAGGTGGACATCCTGTCCCGCCAGAACACCTGGAGCTTCACGCGCGACGCATCCCTCGGGCTCGATTTCGGCCCTGTCGTGTTCTACGATGGTCAGGGCTTGATGGCTCCCTCCAAGCTCAACGTGAAGAGCGCCAGCGAACTCGCCGATGCCGCCATCTGCCTCCTGCCCGGCACCACGACGCTCCAGAACCTGGAAGACTTCTTCCGTCCCAAGAACATCAAGTACGAGTCCGTGGTGTTCGAGAACTCGGATGAATGGCGAAATGCGTTCTTCAACGGACGCTGCGACGCCATCACCACCGATCGCTCGGACCTTGCCTCCGTCCGCGCCATCGCCAATGATCCGTCGCAATACGTGGTTCTGCCCGAGACCATCTCGAAGGAGCCGCTTGCGCCGACGATCCGTCAGAACGACCCAAACTGGCGCGATATTCTGAACTGGTCCGTCTATACGCTCATCGGGGCGGAGGAGAAGGGTGTCACGCAGGCAAATGTGGACGAGTTCCTCAAGAGCGAGGACCCGGAAGTCCAGCGCATGCTCGGCGTGAACGGCGATTTCGGCAAGATGCTCGGCCTCGACAACAAGTGGGGCTACAACATCATCAAGTCCGTCGGGAACTACGGAGAAGTCTTCGATCGCAATCTCGGGCCGAAGACCCGGCTGGGCCTGACGCGCGGTCCGAACGAACTCTGGACCAAGGGCGGCCTGCTTTACGCGCCGCCGTTCCGGTAA
- a CDS encoding amino acid ABC transporter permease has protein sequence MRADAMSGTRLLYNLRFRAILYQVIAVAGIVLLGLYLFSNVSQKLAEQNIATGFGYLSREAGFVISQTLIDYKPTDTYGRAILAGIVNTVWVSAWSVVLATILGLVVGIARLSRNPLLAFLAFLYVEALRNVPLLLYLFLWYALIVTSLPSVREAWEILPHVFLSNSGLTVPSLVWTSAHTTVLLALVFGGILGVIFHRRATAERIRTGNVRALWPWIVLAVLLPPVLALLLVQPDFAVDLPEKGRFRLTGGAQLRPEFTALLVGLALSASAGIAEIVRSGILSVRKGQWEAARALGLRDGLTMRLVVLPQALRVIIPPLTSSYLSLFKNSSLAIAIGYPDLVMVSNTTMNQTGQAIEGIAIFMLVYLGLSITISVFMNWYNSRVALKER, from the coding sequence ATGCGCGCCGATGCGATGAGTGGGACGAGACTTCTCTACAATCTGCGGTTCCGTGCCATTCTCTATCAGGTGATCGCCGTCGCGGGCATCGTCCTTCTGGGATTGTATCTGTTCTCGAACGTGTCGCAGAAGCTCGCGGAGCAGAACATTGCGACGGGCTTCGGCTATCTCAGCCGTGAAGCAGGCTTCGTGATCAGCCAGACCCTGATCGACTACAAGCCCACGGACACCTATGGACGTGCGATCCTGGCCGGAATCGTCAATACGGTCTGGGTCTCGGCCTGGAGCGTCGTTCTCGCGACGATCCTCGGGCTTGTCGTGGGCATCGCCCGCCTCTCCCGCAATCCGCTGCTGGCCTTCTTGGCTTTCCTCTATGTCGAGGCGCTTCGCAACGTGCCTCTGCTTCTCTATCTCTTCCTCTGGTATGCCTTGATCGTCACGAGCCTGCCGTCCGTCCGGGAAGCATGGGAGATTCTGCCGCACGTCTTTCTCAGCAACAGCGGCCTGACCGTGCCGTCCCTCGTGTGGACCAGCGCGCACACGACCGTTCTTCTGGCGCTCGTCTTCGGCGGTATCCTGGGTGTCATCTTTCACCGCCGGGCGACCGCCGAGCGGATCAGAACCGGCAACGTACGAGCCCTGTGGCCCTGGATCGTCCTGGCGGTTCTGCTCCCGCCGGTTCTCGCGCTTCTGCTCGTGCAACCCGACTTTGCGGTCGACCTTCCGGAAAAGGGACGCTTCCGTCTGACGGGCGGTGCCCAGCTCAGGCCGGAATTCACCGCCCTTCTCGTCGGCCTTGCTCTGTCCGCGTCAGCCGGCATCGCCGAGATCGTGCGGAGCGGCATTCTCTCCGTACGCAAGGGTCAATGGGAGGCTGCCCGTGCGCTGGGTCTGCGGGACGGATTGACCATGCGCCTCGTGGTCCTGCCTCAGGCACTGCGCGTCATCATCCCGCCCCTCACCAGCAGCTACCTGAGCTTGTTCAAGAACTCGTCGCTTGCGATCGCCATCGGCTATCCGGATCTCGTCATGGTATCGAACACGACCATGAACCAGACCGGCCAGGCGATCGAGGGTATCGCGATCTTCATGCTGGTCTATCTCGGCCTGTCGATCACGATTTCCGTGTTCATGAACTGGTACAACAGCCGCGTCGCGCTGAAGGAGCGTTGA
- a CDS encoding amino acid ABC transporter permease, whose amino-acid sequence MTTATDIAEAQVKMPLQREPGVERRLLHRTLKPLFGTPVNAVITLACLWILWLGVKGAYGWLVTRAVTEGGAQACKVGHGACWPFYEAKLRFMIFGVYPYDEHWRVLLAMVLFLGAIAITMIPRFWNRNLIALWGVTIVATAILIGGGVLGLPYVPTTQWSGLPLSFLLSAVGLALGFPLGVVLALARSSKLPAIRVIAIVFIEVIRGVPLISILFMASVMLPLFMPSGITVDKLLRAQIAIIIFAAAYIAEAVRGGLQAIPRGQHEAASAMGLHYWQAMRLVVLPQALKIAIPPLVNISIGFFQDTTLVTIIGLLDFLSTVRTAMTDPNWVGIAVLEGYVFAAVVFLVFSYGMGAYSRFLERRMRLGHD is encoded by the coding sequence ATGACGACCGCGACCGACATCGCCGAAGCCCAGGTCAAGATGCCGTTGCAGAGAGAGCCGGGCGTGGAGCGCCGGCTTCTGCATCGCACGCTCAAGCCTCTCTTCGGAACGCCCGTCAACGCCGTCATCACATTGGCCTGCCTGTGGATCCTGTGGCTCGGGGTGAAGGGAGCCTATGGCTGGCTCGTGACGCGGGCCGTGACCGAAGGTGGAGCCCAGGCCTGCAAGGTCGGGCATGGGGCCTGCTGGCCCTTCTACGAAGCGAAGCTTCGATTCATGATCTTCGGCGTCTATCCCTACGACGAACACTGGCGCGTGCTTCTCGCCATGGTGCTCTTCCTGGGTGCGATCGCGATCACCATGATCCCGCGCTTCTGGAACAGAAATCTCATCGCGCTTTGGGGCGTCACGATCGTGGCGACGGCGATCCTGATTGGCGGCGGCGTTCTCGGTCTGCCCTACGTGCCGACGACCCAATGGAGTGGCCTGCCTCTCTCGTTCCTGCTCTCTGCGGTCGGGCTTGCCTTGGGATTTCCGCTCGGGGTCGTCCTTGCGCTCGCCCGCTCATCGAAGCTTCCCGCCATTCGGGTGATCGCCATCGTGTTCATCGAGGTGATCCGGGGCGTGCCTCTCATCAGCATCCTGTTCATGGCGTCCGTGATGCTGCCGCTCTTCATGCCGAGCGGGATCACGGTCGACAAGCTGCTGCGGGCGCAGATCGCCATCATCATCTTCGCCGCTGCCTATATCGCCGAGGCGGTCCGCGGCGGCCTGCAGGCCATTCCGCGCGGGCAGCACGAGGCGGCGAGCGCCATGGGTCTGCATTACTGGCAGGCCATGCGTCTCGTCGTTCTGCCGCAGGCCCTGAAGATCGCCATTCCGCCGCTGGTCAACATCTCCATCGGGTTCTTCCAGGACACGACTCTCGTGACGATCATTGGCCTGCTCGACTTTCTGTCGACCGTCCGCACGGCGATGACGGATCCGAACTGGGTCGGCATCGCTGTTCTGGAGGGCTACGTCTTCGCAGCCGTCGTGTTCCTGGTGTTCTCCTACGGCATGGGCGCCTACAGCCGGTTCCTGGAACGGCGCATGCGTCTCGGCCACGACTAG
- a CDS encoding NAD(P)/FAD-dependent oxidoreductase, which yields MTGYGDTYYARTLTDAARCSSLEGAVSADVVIVGGGLAGLTAALELARAGRSVVVLEAERVGWGASGRNGGFVGPGYATSLANITRMVGADQAKALHRLSIEGVRIVEDNLNTLGMTDNARVYGKMSVLRYHDPDGLARQCEMMKREFDYRLEVMPTDAVRDVLRSSKYYQALYDPASFHFHPLNYARALAKAIQDLNGRIFEESRVVGCDLEGAEKIVRTERGEVRARDVVLAGGGYTDNLVPRLRRSILPIATYVLLTEAAPEKIAQAVRTPMAISDNRRAGDYYRLVDGGTRLLWGGRITTQTTEPRRLADMMRRTMVSTYPQLEGVRVETAWSGLMAYARHLMPLIGKLQPGVWHVFGFGGRGMNTTAIGGRVIAEGILGTSDRYRRYEPFGLAWNGGPFGVAAAQLTYWTYQAMDLAKERRAARAA from the coding sequence ATGACCGGCTATGGCGACACCTACTATGCCCGCACGCTCACGGATGCGGCGCGCTGCTCCTCGCTTGAGGGCGCCGTGAGCGCCGACGTCGTCATCGTGGGTGGTGGATTGGCTGGTCTCACGGCCGCTCTCGAACTCGCGCGGGCAGGGCGCTCGGTGGTGGTTCTGGAGGCGGAGCGTGTCGGATGGGGAGCGTCCGGCCGCAATGGCGGCTTCGTCGGTCCTGGCTATGCGACGAGCCTTGCCAACATCACCCGCATGGTGGGAGCCGACCAGGCGAAGGCTCTGCATCGGCTGTCGATCGAAGGCGTGCGTATCGTCGAAGACAACCTCAACACTCTCGGCATGACCGACAATGCTCGCGTCTATGGCAAGATGAGCGTTCTCCGATACCATGATCCCGACGGCCTTGCGCGCCAGTGCGAGATGATGAAGCGGGAATTCGATTACCGCCTCGAGGTGATGCCGACCGACGCCGTCAGGGACGTCCTGCGGTCGTCGAAATACTATCAGGCGCTCTACGATCCTGCCTCCTTTCACTTCCACCCGCTCAACTACGCCCGCGCCCTGGCGAAGGCGATCCAGGACCTGAACGGACGAATCTTCGAAGAATCACGCGTGGTCGGCTGCGATCTCGAAGGAGCCGAGAAGATCGTCAGGACGGAGCGGGGAGAGGTGAGGGCCCGTGACGTCGTTCTGGCGGGAGGCGGGTATACGGACAATCTCGTGCCGCGCCTGCGCCGGAGCATCCTGCCGATCGCCACTTATGTGCTCCTGACCGAGGCCGCGCCTGAGAAGATCGCCCAGGCCGTCCGGACACCCATGGCGATCAGCGACAACCGTCGTGCGGGCGATTACTACCGCTTGGTGGACGGGGGAACCCGGCTTCTCTGGGGTGGCCGGATTACCACGCAGACGACGGAGCCCCGCCGCCTGGCTGACATGATGCGCAGAACGATGGTCTCCACCTATCCGCAGCTCGAGGGCGTTCGCGTGGAGACGGCCTGGTCCGGCCTGATGGCCTATGCACGCCACCTGATGCCTTTGATCGGGAAGCTCCAGCCCGGAGTCTGGCACGTGTTCGGATTCGGAGGTCGCGGCATGAACACGACGGCTATCGGCGGGCGCGTCATCGCGGAAGGCATTCTCGGCACGAGCGACCGTTACCGGCGCTACGAGCCCTTCGGTCTCGCGTGGAACGGAGGTCCGTTTGGAGTGGCAGCCGCGCAGCTCACGTACTGGACCTATCAGGCCATGGATCTCGCGAAGGAACGCCGGGCGGCCCGCGCGGCCTGA
- the yacG gene encoding DNA gyrase inhibitor YacG: MNAANENKPLASSGKCPICGKPAQPDYRPFCSRRCADVDLNRWLSGSYAIPAVENEEDDKDEDGREA, encoded by the coding sequence GTGAACGCCGCCAACGAGAACAAACCCCTGGCTTCCTCCGGCAAGTGCCCGATCTGCGGCAAGCCCGCCCAGCCGGACTACCGGCCCTTCTGCTCGAGGCGCTGCGCCGACGTGGACCTGAACCGCTGGCTGTCGGGCAGCTACGCGATCCCAGCGGTCGAGAACGAGGAAGACGACAAGGACGAGGACGGGCGTGAGGCCTGA
- a CDS encoding Maf-like protein yields MASSSEVSNPSWRPKLVLASASPRRLGLLQQAGIEPDALLPADVDETPLKNEGAKELAKRLARSKAEVARKVARAREDLKDSYILSADTVVVVGKRVLPKAELVDEAAGCLRLLSGRAHRVYTSVCLITPRDSVRERLVETRVRFKRLSRDEFERYLASGEWRGKAGGYAIQGLAGTFVVKLVGSYSNVVGLPLYEAAALLDGEGYPVRFSWLSAA; encoded by the coding sequence GTGGCGTCTTCTTCCGAGGTGTCGAATCCCAGCTGGCGTCCGAAGCTCGTTCTCGCCTCCGCGTCGCCGCGCAGGCTCGGCCTCCTGCAGCAGGCCGGCATCGAGCCGGACGCCCTTCTGCCGGCGGATGTGGACGAGACGCCCCTCAAGAACGAGGGCGCCAAGGAGTTGGCCAAGCGCCTCGCCCGCTCCAAGGCGGAGGTGGCCCGGAAGGTGGCCCGGGCGCGCGAGGACCTGAAGGACTCCTACATCCTGTCGGCCGATACGGTCGTGGTGGTCGGCAAGCGCGTCCTGCCCAAGGCGGAACTCGTCGACGAGGCCGCCGGCTGCCTGAGGCTGCTCTCGGGGCGTGCCCACCGGGTCTACACCTCGGTCTGCCTGATCACCCCGCGGGATTCGGTCCGCGAGCGCCTGGTGGAGACCCGTGTGCGTTTCAAGCGTCTCTCCCGGGATGAGTTCGAGCGCTATCTCGCCTCCGGCGAGTGGCGCGGGAAGGCCGGCGGCTATGCCATCCAGGGCCTTGCCGGCACCTTCGTGGTCAAGCTGGTGGGCTCCTATTCCAACGTGGTCGGCCTGCCTCTCTACGAGGCCGCGGCCCTGCTCGACGGGGAGGGGTATCCCGTCCGCTTCAGCTGGCTCAGTGCGGCCTGA
- a CDS encoding CDP-alcohol phosphatidyltransferase family protein: protein MSDLFPPFAPDPNEPRKRLFKPVPFRMIAPNIITLIALCLGLWAIRLAFDGQYERAVVAVIVAAFLDGVDGRIARLLKGTSRFGAELDSLADFLNFGVTPALILYSFVLHELGRVGWIGSLVLAIAAALRLARFNVMIDDPNRPEWKKNFFVGMAAPMGAMSALLPLYLSFLGVPIQGSSVGPVILVYVVGIAFLMVSTIPTYSGKTMGKYVPRQWVLPIFVLSVAAFGLLVSFPWEMLSLITVAFLLLIPVSVVRYRKLERLDAKNDPVAKKDPLAKNDPLVKPSSAGTEPPIV, encoded by the coding sequence ATGAGTGACCTTTTCCCGCCCTTCGCCCCGGATCCGAACGAGCCGCGCAAGCGCCTCTTCAAGCCGGTTCCGTTCCGGATGATCGCCCCCAACATCATCACCCTGATCGCCCTCTGCCTGGGGCTCTGGGCGATCCGGCTGGCCTTTGACGGGCAATACGAGAGGGCCGTGGTGGCGGTGATCGTGGCCGCCTTCCTGGACGGCGTCGACGGGCGGATCGCCCGCCTTCTGAAGGGAACCTCCCGGTTCGGCGCCGAACTCGACTCCCTGGCAGACTTCCTGAACTTCGGCGTCACCCCGGCGCTGATCCTCTACAGCTTCGTCCTGCACGAGCTCGGACGGGTGGGCTGGATCGGTTCGCTCGTGCTCGCCATCGCGGCGGCGCTGCGCCTGGCCCGGTTCAACGTGATGATCGACGATCCCAACCGGCCCGAATGGAAGAAGAATTTCTTCGTCGGCATGGCGGCTCCCATGGGCGCCATGAGCGCCCTTCTGCCGCTCTACCTCTCCTTCCTCGGCGTTCCCATCCAGGGTTCGTCCGTCGGGCCGGTCATCCTGGTCTACGTTGTGGGCATTGCGTTTCTCATGGTGTCGACGATCCCGACCTATTCGGGAAAGACGATGGGCAAGTACGTGCCGCGCCAGTGGGTGCTGCCGATCTTCGTTCTGTCCGTGGCGGCGTTCGGCCTCCTCGTCAGCTTTCCGTGGGAAATGCTCAGCCTGATCACGGTGGCGTTCCTGCTGCTGATCCCGGTCAGCGTGGTGCGCTATCGCAAGCTCGAGCGGCTCGATGCCAAGAACGACCCGGTGGCCAAGAAAGACCCGCTGGCCAAGAACGACCCGCTGGTGAAGCCGTCGTCCGCCGGCACCGAGCCGCCCATCGTCTGA
- a CDS encoding phosphatidylserine decarboxylase gives MTDILESMRRIFVPIHKEGYPFILIALFATIVLAWLWSPLGWIGTILTVWVCYFFRDPPRVTPIREGLVVSPADGRVNLITTAVPPAELDLPPEPMTRISVFMNVFDCHVNRSPVTGRIAQILYTPGLFLNAELDKASEDNERNALVIETAGTKIGVVQIAGLVARRIVSFVKIGDHLSTGERFGLIRFGSRLDIFVPLDAQVLVGLGQTAVAGETVLADLTANEPARQYRVG, from the coding sequence ATGACCGATATCCTGGAATCGATGCGCCGCATCTTCGTGCCGATCCACAAGGAGGGCTATCCCTTCATCCTGATCGCGCTGTTTGCGACGATCGTGCTGGCGTGGCTGTGGTCGCCGCTCGGCTGGATCGGGACGATCCTGACCGTGTGGGTCTGCTACTTCTTCCGCGACCCTCCGCGGGTGACGCCGATCCGGGAAGGCTTGGTGGTCTCCCCGGCGGACGGACGAGTGAATCTCATCACCACCGCTGTGCCCCCGGCCGAGCTCGACCTGCCGCCCGAGCCGATGACCCGCATCTCGGTCTTCATGAACGTGTTCGACTGCCACGTGAACCGCTCTCCGGTCACCGGCCGGATTGCCCAGATCCTCTACACGCCGGGCCTCTTCCTCAATGCCGAGCTCGACAAGGCGAGCGAGGACAACGAGCGCAACGCCCTGGTGATCGAGACGGCCGGCACCAAGATCGGCGTGGTCCAGATCGCCGGCCTCGTGGCGCGGCGCATCGTATCGTTCGTGAAGATCGGCGATCATCTGAGCACCGGCGAGCGCTTCGGCCTGATCCGCTTCGGCTCCCGTCTCGACATCTTCGTACCGCTCGACGCCCAGGTGCTCGTCGGCCTCGGCCAGACGGCGGTCGCCGGAGAGACGGTGCTGGCCGACCTCACCGCCAACGAGCCCGCGCGTCAGTACCGGGTGGGCTGA
- a CDS encoding ABCB family ABC transporter ATP-binding protein/permease — protein sequence MPPSTAVPTTSAAAPKPKGLAATWTKLWPYLWPHGRPDLQRRVFLAFGLLLVAKGVTMVTPFAFKWATDALVAATGGTAQGAEAAATAGSWLWKAPILLTAIYGLTRILMAVLTQMRDGLFAKVAMHAVRNLALQTFEHMHRLSLRFHLERKTGGLTRVLERGREGIEELSRLVVLTLVPTILEFVLVLGLLAWEFNWLYSAVVFVMVVVYLAYTYKATQWRISIRKQMNDSDTDANTKAVDSLLNYETVKYFGAEQRETARYDRSMAKFESASTQTYTSLAVLNAGQAVIFSIGMAIVMVLAARDIMAGRASIGSFVLVNAMLVQLYIPLNFMGMLYREIKQALIDIDDMFAIIERNPEIQDKPGARPLQVAQGVVRFEDVHFAYIPERPILKGVSFEVPAGHTVAIVGPSGAGKSTISRLLFRFYEPTSGRILIDGQNIAEVQQGSLRKVIGMVPQDTVLFNDTIGYNIQYGRWDASPDEVREAARLAQIDRFIGLLPEGYDTPVGERGLKLSGGEKQRVAIARTILKSPPILVLDEATSALDTFTEKEIQDALDRVSRGRTTLVIAHRLSTVIGADEIIVLDQGRVVERGDHGSLLALGGVYAAMWNRQREADQARETLKRAEEEERSPESVAG from the coding sequence ATGCCTCCCTCCACCGCCGTCCCGACGACGAGCGCTGCTGCGCCAAAGCCCAAAGGCTTGGCGGCCACCTGGACGAAACTCTGGCCCTATCTCTGGCCGCACGGCCGGCCGGACCTTCAGCGCCGCGTCTTCCTCGCCTTCGGGCTGCTTCTGGTAGCCAAGGGCGTCACCATGGTGACGCCGTTCGCCTTTAAATGGGCCACGGATGCGCTCGTGGCGGCCACGGGAGGCACTGCCCAGGGAGCCGAGGCGGCCGCGACGGCAGGCTCCTGGCTCTGGAAGGCGCCGATCCTGCTCACCGCGATCTACGGCCTTACCCGCATCCTCATGGCGGTCCTGACCCAGATGCGCGACGGCCTCTTCGCTAAGGTCGCCATGCACGCGGTCCGCAACCTGGCGCTCCAGACCTTCGAGCACATGCACCGCCTGTCCCTGCGCTTCCATCTGGAACGCAAGACCGGCGGCCTGACCCGCGTGCTGGAGCGCGGCCGCGAGGGCATTGAGGAGCTGTCGCGCCTCGTGGTTCTGACCCTCGTGCCGACGATCCTCGAGTTCGTTCTGGTTCTCGGACTGCTCGCCTGGGAGTTCAACTGGCTCTATTCCGCCGTCGTGTTCGTCATGGTGGTCGTCTACCTCGCCTATACCTACAAGGCGACCCAGTGGCGGATTTCGATCCGCAAGCAGATGAACGATTCGGACACGGATGCGAACACCAAGGCGGTGGACTCGCTCCTGAACTACGAGACGGTGAAGTATTTCGGCGCCGAGCAGCGCGAGACCGCCCGCTACGATCGTTCCATGGCGAAGTTCGAGAGCGCCTCCACCCAGACTTACACGTCGCTGGCGGTGCTCAACGCCGGCCAAGCGGTGATCTTCTCCATCGGCATGGCCATCGTCATGGTGCTGGCCGCCCGGGACATCATGGCTGGGCGGGCCTCCATCGGCAGCTTCGTGCTCGTCAACGCCATGCTGGTGCAGCTCTATATCCCGCTGAACTTCATGGGCATGCTCTACCGGGAGATCAAACAGGCCCTGATCGATATCGACGACATGTTCGCGATCATTGAGCGCAATCCCGAGATTCAGGACAAGCCCGGCGCCAGGCCGCTCCAGGTTGCGCAGGGCGTCGTTCGATTCGAGGACGTGCATTTCGCCTATATTCCCGAGCGCCCGATCCTCAAGGGCGTGAGCTTCGAGGTTCCGGCCGGCCATACGGTGGCGATCGTCGGTCCGTCCGGCGCCGGCAAGTCGACGATCTCACGGCTGCTGTTCCGCTTCTACGAGCCCACGAGCGGGCGCATCCTCATCGACGGGCAGAACATCGCCGAGGTGCAGCAGGGCTCCCTGCGCAAGGTCATCGGCATGGTCCCCCAGGACACGGTGCTGTTCAACGACACCATCGGGTACAACATCCAGTACGGCCGCTGGGATGCAAGTCCGGACGAAGTGAGGGAGGCCGCGCGCCTTGCCCAGATCGACCGGTTCATCGGACTCCTGCCGGAGGGCTACGACACGCCGGTGGGCGAGCGCGGCCTGAAACTGTCAGGGGGCGAGAAGCAGCGGGTGGCGATCGCCCGCACGATCCTGAAAAGCCCTCCGATCCTGGTCCTCGACGAGGCGACCTCGGCGCTCGACACCTTCACCGAGAAGGAGATTCAGGACGCTCTCGACCGGGTCAGCCGGGGGCGCACCACCCTGGTGATCGCCCATCGGTTGTCCACAGTCATCGGGGCCGACGAGATCATCGTCCTCGATCAGGGCAGGGTGGTCGAGCGCGGCGACCATGGGAGCCTCCTGGCCCTCGGCGGGGTCTATGCCGCCATGTGGAACCGCCAGCGCGAGGCGGATCAGGCGCGCGAGACCCTCAAGCGGGCCGAGGAGGAGGAGCGCAGCCCCGAGAGCGTGGCAGGTTGA
- a CDS encoding LysM peptidoglycan-binding domain-containing protein, with amino-acid sequence MADPREIKGTIALLGAAAAAVVAVLLGVLYWSWSGKPEASQNAAPAQTAQTPTPGAPGPGQQAAAKPAASSEAPAAKPKDTPIAPSFDLVRVEPDGESVIAGRAAPGATIELLRGDQVHARAAADASGLFAIVPPPLPPGSHLVALQSIAPDGTRQRSAQSVTVVISDAKTRPLVTLTAPDQPTVVLSNPEPPAKVAEEPKSDTKTADTQPVAPPPAAQQQAGLAPTVSPPPAAPGQPAQPAPRPEIKIVTVEAEEGKLFVSGLSAPGATVRLYLNESLIAPGGAGGDGKVSFSIGSGVRPGDYRIRLDDVDPVSGQVRSRAEVGFNVPVQVASAQPQTAGSSPSAGSSAPASREVASALPEGQMASVGSVVIPNINTTIVSRGDNLWRISQRIYGKGLRYTVIYGANQEQIRNPDLIYPGQVFVLPGDQAPKSN; translated from the coding sequence ATGGCGGATCCGAGGGAAATAAAAGGTACAATCGCGTTGCTTGGCGCCGCTGCTGCAGCCGTTGTCGCAGTCCTTCTCGGGGTGCTTTACTGGTCCTGGTCCGGCAAGCCGGAAGCCTCCCAGAATGCCGCGCCCGCTCAAACGGCCCAGACTCCCACGCCTGGCGCGCCAGGGCCGGGCCAGCAAGCAGCCGCCAAGCCGGCCGCTTCCAGCGAGGCTCCCGCGGCAAAGCCCAAGGACACGCCCATCGCGCCATCCTTCGACCTCGTGCGGGTCGAACCGGACGGCGAGAGCGTGATCGCCGGCCGCGCCGCTCCCGGGGCGACGATCGAATTGCTGAGAGGCGATCAGGTCCATGCCCGTGCCGCGGCCGATGCCTCGGGCCTGTTCGCCATCGTGCCTCCGCCCCTGCCGCCCGGCTCCCATCTTGTCGCGCTGCAATCCATTGCGCCGGATGGAACCCGCCAGCGCTCGGCGCAGAGCGTCACGGTTGTCATCTCCGATGCCAAGACGCGGCCCCTCGTGACCCTGACGGCTCCGGACCAGCCGACGGTGGTGCTGTCGAACCCCGAGCCGCCGGCCAAGGTGGCCGAGGAGCCGAAATCCGACACCAAGACGGCTGACACCCAGCCGGTCGCGCCTCCGCCGGCCGCACAGCAGCAGGCCGGCCTCGCGCCGACGGTGTCCCCGCCGCCAGCCGCTCCTGGGCAGCCCGCCCAACCGGCCCCGCGGCCGGAGATCAAGATCGTGACCGTCGAGGCCGAGGAGGGGAAGCTCTTCGTGTCCGGCCTGTCTGCCCCGGGGGCGACCGTGCGCCTCTATCTCAACGAGAGCCTCATCGCGCCGGGCGGGGCAGGCGGCGACGGCAAGGTGTCGTTCTCGATCGGGAGCGGCGTAAGGCCGGGCGACTACCGGATCCGCCTCGATGACGTGGACCCGGTCTCGGGGCAGGTTCGCTCCCGCGCCGAGGTGGGCTTCAACGTGCCGGTCCAGGTCGCGTCGGCTCAGCCGCAGACTGCCGGATCGTCGCCGTCCGCAGGCTCGTCGGCCCCTGCTTCCCGGGAGGTGGCCTCCGCTCTGCCGGAAGGACAGATGGCCAGCGTCGGGTCGGTGGTCATCCCCAACATCAACACCACCATCGTGTCGCGTGGCGACAATCTCTGGCGGATCAGCCAGCGGATCTACGGCAAGGGTCTTCGCTACACGGTGATCTACGGCGCGAACCAGGAGCAGATCCGCAATCCAGACCTGATCTATCCCGGTCAGGTCTTCGTGCTGCCGGGCGATCAGGCTCCCAAGAGCAACTGA